One stretch of Streptomyces sp. NBC_01142 DNA includes these proteins:
- a CDS encoding DUF5685 family protein, translating to MFGIVRPCTHRLADGLKTEWMAHLCGLCLALRSDHGQFARVVTNYDGLIVSVLTEAQTERTPASRRTAGPCPLRAMRTAPVARGEGARLAAAVSLVLASAKVRDHVVDRDGVLARKPVAAAARRVAAGWDRAGVRTGAELGFDTAVLLDAVDRQTGIEALAGLGTPLLTVTEPTETATAAAFAHTAVLAGRPENLAPLAEAGRLFGRLAHLLDAVEDRQADAASGAWNPLTATGTSLVEARRLADDAVHGVRLALREARFVDDKLVHVLLAHELRNSVNRAFGTTTCAHQGYGGTPQGPQNPYQGSGYGPYGSNNPYGGGIPGAPGGPSGPGGLPPQFGGEPPTPKRRGFLAGCAVFTGLFCTCQICCAKEYEGPWSRKKREGCCRDCDCPDCCDCCGCDC from the coding sequence GTGTTCGGAATAGTCAGGCCCTGTACGCACCGTCTCGCCGACGGGCTGAAAACCGAGTGGATGGCCCATCTCTGTGGGCTCTGCCTGGCACTTCGCTCCGACCACGGCCAGTTCGCGCGGGTCGTCACCAACTACGACGGCCTGATCGTCTCGGTTCTGACGGAGGCTCAGACCGAGCGCACCCCCGCGTCACGGCGCACCGCGGGCCCGTGCCCGCTGCGCGCGATGCGCACCGCGCCCGTCGCCCGGGGCGAGGGAGCCCGCCTCGCCGCGGCCGTCTCGCTGGTGCTGGCGTCGGCGAAGGTACGCGACCACGTCGTGGACCGGGACGGGGTACTGGCCCGCAAGCCGGTGGCGGCCGCCGCGCGCAGGGTCGCCGCGGGCTGGGACCGGGCCGGAGTGCGCACCGGCGCTGAGCTCGGCTTCGACACGGCGGTGCTGCTCGACGCGGTCGACCGGCAGACCGGGATCGAGGCGCTGGCCGGCCTCGGCACCCCGCTGCTGACCGTCACCGAGCCGACGGAGACGGCGACCGCGGCCGCCTTCGCGCACACGGCAGTCCTCGCCGGCCGGCCGGAGAACCTGGCACCGCTGGCCGAGGCGGGCAGGCTCTTCGGGCGTCTCGCGCATCTGCTGGATGCCGTGGAGGACAGGCAGGCTGACGCGGCGTCGGGTGCCTGGAATCCGCTCACCGCGACCGGCACCTCGCTCGTCGAGGCGCGCCGACTCGCGGACGACGCGGTGCACGGGGTACGGCTCGCGCTGCGCGAGGCACGGTTCGTGGACGACAAGCTGGTGCATGTGCTGCTCGCCCACGAGCTGCGGAACTCGGTGAACCGGGCCTTCGGGACGACGACCTGCGCGCACCAGGGGTACGGGGGCACACCACAGGGGCCGCAGAACCCGTACCAGGGCAGTGGCTACGGGCCCTACGGCTCGAACAACCCCTACGGCGGCGGCATCCCGGGAGCCCCGGGCGGACCGAGTGGACCGGGTGGGCTGCCTCCGCAGTTCGGCGGTGAGCCGCCGACACCCAAGCGGCGCGGCTTCCTGGCCGGCTGCGCGGTCTTCACCGGGCTCTTCTGCACCTGTCAGATCTGCTGCGCCAAGGAGTACGAAGGCCCCTGGTCCCGCAAGAAGCGCGAAGGCTGCTGCCGGGACTGCGACTGCCCGGACTGCTGCGACTGCTGCGGATGCGACTGCTGA
- a CDS encoding cell division protein SepF, which produces MGSVRKASAWLGLVEDSDERYYDEEYAEGGETGDSWVTDPRVRVASESAQEVGRRIATVSPDSFRDARAIGELFRDGVPVIVNLTSMEPTDAKRVVDFAAGLTFGLRGSIERIATRVFLLSPADTLVVSGEAAGRTPDGFFNQS; this is translated from the coding sequence ATGGGTTCTGTGCGCAAGGCGAGCGCCTGGCTGGGTCTCGTCGAGGACAGCGACGAGCGTTACTACGACGAGGAGTACGCCGAGGGCGGCGAGACGGGTGACTCGTGGGTCACCGACCCCCGGGTACGCGTGGCCTCCGAGTCCGCCCAGGAAGTGGGCCGCCGGATCGCCACGGTCTCCCCGGACAGCTTCCGGGATGCCCGCGCGATCGGTGAGCTCTTCCGGGACGGCGTCCCCGTCATCGTGAATCTCACGTCTATGGAGCCCACCGACGCCAAGCGCGTGGTGGACTTCGCCGCCGGACTGACCTTCGGGCTGCGCGGCTCGATCGAGCGCATCGCCACCCGGGTCTTCCTGCTGAGCCCCGCCGACACGCTCGTCGTCAGCGGGGAGGCCGCAGGTCGTACGCCGGACGGATTCTTCAACCAGAGCTGA
- a CDS encoding acyl-CoA dehydrogenase family protein, producing MSAPSKLPPFDPSDPLGIDDLLDPEDLAIRDTVRAWAADRVLPHIADWYERGELPAIHELARELGSIGALGMSLKGYGCAGATAVQYGLACLELEAADSGIRSLVSVQGSLAMYAIHRFGSEEQKQRWLPGMAAGEIIGCFGLTEPDHGSDPAGMRTYAKRDGGDWVLTGRKMWITNGSVAGVAVVWAQTDDGIRGFVVPTDAPGFSAPEIKHKWSLRASVTSELVLDEVRLPADAVLPDVTGLKGPLSCLSHARYGIVWGSMGAARSSFEAAVAYAKTREQFGKPIGGFQLTQAKLADMAVELHKGILLAHHLGRRMDAGKLRPEQVSFGKLNNVREAIEICRTSRTILGANGISLEYPVMRHATNLESVLTYEGTVEMHQLVLGKALTGLDAFR from the coding sequence ATGTCCGCACCCTCGAAGCTTCCGCCCTTCGACCCGAGCGACCCCCTCGGCATCGACGATCTGCTCGACCCCGAGGACCTCGCGATCCGCGACACCGTCCGGGCCTGGGCCGCCGACCGCGTCCTGCCGCACATCGCCGACTGGTACGAGCGCGGGGAGCTCCCCGCCATCCACGAGCTGGCCCGCGAACTCGGCTCGATCGGTGCGCTCGGCATGTCGCTCAAGGGGTACGGCTGCGCGGGCGCCACCGCCGTCCAGTACGGACTGGCCTGTCTGGAACTCGAGGCCGCCGACTCCGGCATCCGCTCGCTCGTCTCCGTCCAGGGCTCGCTCGCCATGTACGCCATCCACCGCTTCGGCTCCGAGGAGCAGAAGCAGCGGTGGCTGCCCGGCATGGCGGCGGGCGAGATCATCGGCTGCTTCGGGCTGACCGAGCCCGACCACGGCTCCGACCCGGCCGGAATGCGTACCTACGCCAAGCGCGACGGCGGCGACTGGGTGCTCACCGGCCGCAAGATGTGGATCACCAATGGCTCGGTGGCCGGGGTCGCCGTCGTCTGGGCACAGACCGACGACGGCATCCGCGGATTCGTCGTCCCGACCGATGCCCCCGGCTTCTCCGCGCCCGAGATCAAGCACAAGTGGTCACTGCGGGCCAGCGTCACCAGCGAACTGGTCCTGGACGAGGTACGGCTGCCGGCCGACGCCGTACTGCCGGACGTCACCGGCCTGAAGGGGCCGCTGAGCTGTCTCTCGCACGCCCGCTACGGAATCGTGTGGGGCTCGATGGGGGCGGCCCGGTCCAGCTTCGAGGCAGCGGTGGCGTACGCGAAGACACGCGAGCAGTTCGGCAAGCCGATCGGCGGCTTCCAGCTCACCCAGGCCAAGCTCGCCGACATGGCCGTCGAACTGCACAAGGGCATCCTGCTCGCGCACCACCTCGGCAGGCGCATGGACGCGGGCAAGCTCCGTCCCGAGCAGGTCAGCTTCGGGAAGCTCAACAACGTGCGGGAGGCGATCGAGATCTGCCGCACCTCGCGCACCATCCTCGGTGCGAACGGAATTTCGCTGGAGTACCCCGTGATGCGTCATGCGACGAACCTCGAATCGGTGCTCACCTACGAGGGCACCGTCGAGATGCACCAGCTGGTGCTGGGCAAGGCGCTCACCGGCCTCGACGCTTTCCGGTAG
- a CDS encoding MFS transporter: protein MSGTTTAGARLRAAGGGANRWVVLVVLCISLLLVALDATVLHVAVPAVTEDLRPSGVELLWIVDAYPLICAALLILFGTLGDRVGRRRILLMGYGIFGAASAVAALATTPEVLIGARALLGIGGAMIMPATLSILRAVFPDRRERAMAIGIWTAVAAVGAATGPVLGGFLVEHYWWGSVFLINIPLMALILPVGRWLLPESRGGADGPWDVVGALMAAAAVLGAVLGVKRLGAGGSVLDIKTVGPLLLGCVLLALFVRRQRRREHPLIDMRMFARATFSTSVGCIVLAMLALVGLELIAVQYLQLVLGLSPLETGLRLLPLTFAAMAAGATGSHTLQRIGPRRMVGWGFVLTAAAVLLLTLMGQHDRPWLLTTGFVLLGFGLQTTLFAAYESMLSEAPADQAGGAAAIGETSYQLGAGMGIALLGSVMNAAYAPALASVSGVPGSASSAAANSLGEAYQVADGLGGTAGDVLRTAARHSFVHGLHVTLLVSAGLLLLGALAALRLPRTMECAPVTEKCPQPRRPADAADLSLPPGGAPPAQLTPGGTPTAAGSGRAGH, encoded by the coding sequence ATGTCCGGGACGACCACGGCCGGAGCACGACTGCGTGCCGCCGGCGGCGGTGCCAACCGCTGGGTCGTCCTTGTCGTTCTCTGTATCAGTCTTCTGCTGGTCGCCCTCGACGCGACCGTGCTGCATGTCGCTGTCCCGGCCGTCACGGAGGATCTCCGCCCCAGCGGCGTCGAGCTGCTCTGGATCGTGGACGCGTATCCCCTCATCTGCGCCGCGTTGCTGATCCTCTTCGGCACCCTCGGCGACCGGGTCGGCCGCCGCCGCATCCTGCTGATGGGTTACGGCATCTTCGGCGCCGCCTCGGCGGTCGCCGCGCTCGCCACCACCCCGGAAGTGCTGATAGGGGCGCGCGCGCTGCTCGGCATAGGTGGCGCGATGATCATGCCCGCGACGCTCTCCATCCTCCGCGCGGTCTTCCCGGACCGGCGGGAGCGGGCGATGGCGATCGGCATCTGGACCGCGGTCGCCGCGGTCGGTGCCGCCACCGGGCCCGTACTCGGCGGCTTTCTCGTCGAGCACTACTGGTGGGGCTCGGTCTTCCTGATCAACATCCCGCTGATGGCCCTGATCCTGCCGGTCGGCCGCTGGCTGCTGCCCGAGTCCCGCGGCGGCGCCGACGGACCCTGGGACGTGGTCGGCGCGTTGATGGCGGCGGCCGCCGTGCTCGGCGCGGTTCTCGGGGTGAAGCGGCTCGGCGCAGGCGGCTCGGTGCTCGACATCAAGACCGTCGGTCCGCTGCTGCTCGGCTGTGTGCTGCTGGCCCTGTTCGTACGGCGGCAGAGGCGCCGCGAGCATCCGCTGATCGACATGCGGATGTTCGCCCGCGCCACCTTCTCCACCTCTGTCGGCTGCATCGTGCTGGCCATGCTCGCGCTGGTCGGCCTGGAGCTGATCGCCGTCCAGTACCTCCAGCTGGTCCTCGGGCTGAGCCCGCTGGAGACCGGCCTGCGGCTGCTGCCGCTGACCTTCGCCGCAATGGCCGCGGGTGCCACCGGCTCGCACACCCTGCAGCGCATCGGCCCGCGCCGGATGGTCGGCTGGGGCTTCGTGCTGACCGCGGCGGCCGTGCTGCTGCTGACCCTGATGGGACAGCACGACCGCCCCTGGCTGCTCACCACGGGCTTCGTCCTCCTCGGCTTCGGGCTGCAGACCACGCTCTTCGCGGCGTACGAGTCGATGCTCAGCGAAGCCCCCGCGGACCAGGCGGGCGGGGCGGCCGCGATCGGCGAGACCTCCTACCAGCTGGGCGCGGGCATGGGGATCGCCCTCCTCGGCAGCGTCATGAACGCGGCCTACGCGCCCGCGCTCGCCTCCGTCTCCGGTGTTCCGGGCTCCGCCAGCTCCGCCGCCGCCAACTCCCTGGGCGAGGCGTACCAGGTGGCGGACGGGCTCGGCGGCACGGCCGGGGACGTACTGCGCACCGCGGCACGCCACTCCTTCGTCCATGGCCTCCATGTCACGCTCCTGGTCAGCGCGGGGCTGCTGCTGCTCGGCGCGCTCGCCGCGCTGCGGCTGCCGCGGACCATGGAGTGCGCGCCGGTGACCGAGAAGTGCCCGCAGCCCAGACGTCCCGCGGACGCAGCGGATCTCTCGCTTCCGCCCGGCGGGGCCCCTCCCGCACAGCTGACGCCCGGGGGTACCCCTACGGCAGCCGGGTCTGGACGCGCGGGACACTGA
- a CDS encoding phosphatase PAP2 family protein, translating into MRTDIFARLDREPEPPKIEIPRMTRTRLALFGGTSAFYLAIVVAVLASTWLVIIDWKIMLFRPYQQWPDLHAFLDYFVVLGQRGPTAVMVAAWLGWRSWRQHTLRPLLVLGASLLLLNVTVGAVKIGLGRGGPHYATQIGSAELFAGGDIFPSGHTANAVVTWGILAYLATTPRARRYLSALSAVVSLGVGLTTVYLGTHWLSDVLLGWAAGLLILLTLPWCEPLIGRAEAWVFSVREQWRARRRLAPSLPVASGGPRPAIFPQRGPSEKKGTPREPVAAGSGNRSTSATRTSTHLAQPRPHAVRSERTPVTPSGSRRPPHSRAATGG; encoded by the coding sequence GTGCGTACCGACATCTTTGCCCGCCTCGACCGGGAGCCGGAACCGCCGAAGATAGAGATCCCGCGGATGACCCGCACTCGTCTCGCCCTCTTCGGCGGGACGTCGGCGTTCTATCTCGCCATCGTCGTCGCCGTGCTGGCGTCAACCTGGCTGGTGATCATCGACTGGAAGATCATGCTGTTCCGCCCCTATCAGCAGTGGCCGGACCTGCACGCCTTCCTCGACTACTTCGTGGTCCTCGGTCAGCGCGGCCCCACGGCCGTGATGGTCGCGGCCTGGCTGGGCTGGCGCTCCTGGCGCCAGCACACCCTGCGGCCCCTGCTGGTACTGGGCGCCTCGCTGCTGCTGCTCAATGTGACCGTTGGTGCGGTCAAGATCGGACTCGGGCGGGGCGGCCCCCACTACGCGACTCAGATCGGATCGGCCGAGCTCTTCGCCGGCGGCGATATATTTCCCTCCGGGCACACCGCGAATGCGGTCGTGACCTGGGGAATCCTGGCGTATCTGGCCACCACACCGCGGGCTCGGCGCTATCTGTCTGCACTGTCGGCCGTGGTCTCCCTCGGCGTCGGCCTGACCACCGTGTACCTCGGTACACACTGGCTGAGCGATGTGCTGCTCGGCTGGGCGGCCGGGCTGCTGATCCTGCTCACGCTGCCCTGGTGCGAGCCGCTGATCGGCCGTGCGGAGGCCTGGGTCTTCTCGGTGCGCGAGCAGTGGCGTGCGCGCCGCCGGCTCGCCCCGTCGCTGCCGGTCGCCTCCGGCGGCCCGCGGCCTGCGATATTCCCGCAGAGAGGGCCGTCGGAGAAGAAGGGCACGCCCCGAGAGCCGGTGGCCGCAGGCAGCGGCAACCGGTCCACGTCCGCGACCAGGACCTCGACGCACCTCGCCCAGCCCCGGCCGCACGCGGTGCGCTCCGAGCGGACGCCGGTCACCCCGTCCGGCAGCCGCCGTCCGCCGCACTCGCGGGCGGCCACGGGCGGCTGA
- a CDS encoding I78 family peptidase inhibitor, producing the protein MAPIPTPPVQPDDAPESYLGLAAEGAERLARERGWSTVRALPPGAIITMEYVSGRLNFEVEGGTVVRCWPG; encoded by the coding sequence ATGGCACCCATACCGACCCCTCCCGTACAGCCCGACGACGCCCCCGAGTCATATCTGGGCCTCGCCGCCGAGGGCGCCGAGCGGCTGGCCCGAGAGCGTGGCTGGAGCACCGTCAGAGCGCTGCCGCCGGGCGCGATCATCACCATGGAGTATGTGTCGGGCCGGCTCAACTTCGAGGTCGAGGGCGGCACCGTCGTCCGCTGCTGGCCCGGCTGA
- the ctaD gene encoding cytochrome c oxidase subunit I, whose protein sequence is MGTETAEAPAVPAPVRHPGRVFVDWLTTTDHKKIGHLYLITSFLFFLIAGLMALMMRAELARPGLQLMSNQEFNQAFTLHGTIMLLLFATPAFAGFANEIMPLQIGSPDVAFPRLNMLSYWLYLFGGLIVLSSLLVPSGPASFGWFAYAPLNSLERSPGIGADLWIMGLALSGFGTILGAVNFITTIIGMRAPGMTMFRMPIFTWNVLFTSILVLFAFPVLAAALLVLEADRQFGSVVFQPEFGGALLWQHLFWFFGHPEVYIIALPFFGIVTEILPVFSRKPIFGYLTLVAATMAITGLSVVVWAHHMFATGAVLLPFFSFMSFLIAVPTGVKFFNWTGTMLKGSLSFETPMLWSIGFLVSFLFGGLTGVILASPPMDFHVTDSYFVVAHFHYVVFGTVVFATFAGFYFWWPKFTGKLLDERLGKIQFWTLFVGFHTTFLVQHWLGAEGMPRRYADYLAADGFTALNTVSTIGSFLLGISTLPFLYNVWKTAKYGKKVAMDDPWGYGRSLEWATSCPPPRHNFTTIPRVRSESPAFDLHHPEYAAVDQSAGAAGAVTPGPGTAGPGPS, encoded by the coding sequence ATGGGTACGGAAACCGCCGAGGCGCCGGCCGTCCCGGCACCGGTACGGCATCCGGGCAGGGTGTTCGTGGACTGGCTGACCACGACGGATCACAAGAAGATCGGGCACCTCTACCTGATCACCTCGTTCCTCTTCTTCCTGATCGCCGGGCTGATGGCGCTGATGATGCGCGCCGAGCTGGCCCGCCCCGGGCTGCAGCTGATGAGCAACCAGGAGTTCAACCAGGCGTTCACCCTGCACGGCACGATCATGCTGCTGCTCTTCGCGACCCCGGCGTTCGCCGGCTTCGCCAACGAGATCATGCCGTTGCAGATCGGCTCGCCGGACGTGGCCTTCCCCCGGCTGAACATGCTCTCGTACTGGCTGTATCTCTTCGGCGGCCTGATCGTGCTGAGCTCGCTGCTGGTGCCCAGCGGACCGGCGAGCTTCGGCTGGTTCGCGTACGCCCCGCTCAACTCCCTGGAACGCTCGCCGGGCATCGGCGCGGACCTGTGGATCATGGGGCTCGCACTCTCCGGCTTCGGCACGATTCTCGGCGCGGTCAACTTCATCACGACGATCATCGGGATGCGCGCGCCCGGCATGACCATGTTCCGGATGCCCATTTTCACCTGGAACGTGCTCTTCACCTCGATCCTGGTGCTGTTCGCCTTCCCGGTGCTCGCGGCGGCGCTGCTGGTGCTGGAGGCGGACCGGCAGTTCGGATCGGTGGTGTTCCAGCCGGAGTTCGGCGGGGCGCTGCTGTGGCAGCACCTGTTCTGGTTCTTCGGCCATCCCGAGGTCTACATCATCGCGCTGCCGTTCTTCGGCATCGTCACCGAGATCCTCCCGGTCTTCTCCCGCAAGCCGATCTTCGGCTACCTGACGCTCGTCGCCGCGACCATGGCGATCACCGGGCTCTCGGTGGTGGTGTGGGCGCACCACATGTTCGCCACCGGCGCGGTGCTGCTGCCCTTCTTCTCCTTCATGTCCTTCCTGATCGCGGTCCCGACCGGGGTGAAGTTCTTCAACTGGACGGGGACGATGCTCAAGGGCTCGCTCTCGTTCGAGACACCGATGCTGTGGTCGATCGGCTTCCTGGTGTCGTTCCTGTTCGGCGGGCTGACCGGCGTCATCCTGGCCTCGCCGCCGATGGACTTCCACGTCACCGACTCGTACTTCGTGGTGGCGCACTTCCACTACGTCGTCTTCGGCACCGTCGTCTTCGCGACCTTCGCCGGCTTCTACTTCTGGTGGCCCAAGTTCACCGGAAAGCTGCTCGACGAACGGCTCGGCAAGATCCAGTTCTGGACGCTGTTCGTCGGCTTCCACACCACGTTCCTGGTCCAGCACTGGCTGGGCGCGGAGGGCATGCCACGGCGGTACGCGGACTATCTGGCGGCCGACGGCTTCACAGCCCTCAACACCGTGTCGACCATCGGCTCGTTCCTGCTCGGCATCTCGACGCTGCCGTTCCTCTACAACGTCTGGAAGACGGCCAAGTACGGGAAGAAGGTCGCCATGGACGACCCGTGGGGCTACGGGCGTTCGCTGGAGTGGGCGACATCCTGCCCGCCGCCCCGGCACAACTTCACGACCATCCCCCGCGTCCGCTCCGAGTCACCCGCCTTCGATCTGCACCATCCCGAGTACGCGGCCGTCGACCAGTCGGCCGGGGCGGCCGGGGCGGTCACTCCAGGGCCCGGGACAGCCGGTCCCGGGCCGTCCTGA
- a CDS encoding YafY family protein: MLETSARLLRLLSLLQAHREWSGADLADRLGVTPRTVRRDVDRLRDLGYPVNASPGTGGGYQLGAGAELPPLLLDDEEAVAVAVGLRTAAGNGIEGIGETSVRALAKLEQVLPHRLRRRVGALHAFTVPMLRGPQNSTVDASVLTELANACRDSERLRFEYLDHGGSATRRSVEPHRLVCTERRWYLVAWDLERADWRTFRADRITPRPPHGPRFVPRTPPAEDLAAYVSQGVSTRVYAAQAVIRLNTSAEQAAQVVGPSDGVLEAVDETSCLLRTGAASLDVLVIHVMLMGVDFEVIEPQELTEHIRTARDRLSRALE; the protein is encoded by the coding sequence ATGTTGGAGACCTCGGCAAGACTGCTGCGCCTGCTCTCACTGCTGCAGGCCCACCGTGAGTGGTCCGGCGCCGATCTGGCCGACCGGCTCGGTGTCACGCCGCGTACCGTACGGCGCGATGTCGACCGGCTGCGCGATCTCGGCTACCCGGTCAACGCCAGCCCCGGCACGGGCGGCGGCTATCAGCTCGGCGCGGGGGCCGAGCTGCCGCCGCTGCTGCTGGACGACGAGGAGGCGGTGGCCGTCGCGGTCGGTCTGCGCACCGCGGCCGGCAACGGCATCGAGGGCATCGGCGAAACCTCCGTGCGCGCCCTCGCCAAGCTGGAGCAGGTGCTGCCGCACCGGCTGCGCCGCCGGGTCGGCGCGCTCCATGCCTTCACCGTGCCCATGCTGCGCGGTCCGCAGAACTCCACCGTCGACGCGAGTGTGCTGACCGAACTGGCCAATGCCTGCCGGGACAGCGAGCGGCTGCGCTTCGAGTACCTGGACCACGGCGGCTCCGCCACCCGCCGGTCCGTCGAACCGCATCGCCTGGTGTGCACCGAGCGCCGCTGGTATCTGGTGGCCTGGGATCTGGAGCGCGCCGACTGGCGTACGTTCCGGGCCGACCGGATCACGCCGAGGCCGCCGCACGGCCCGCGCTTCGTTCCGCGCACCCCGCCGGCCGAGGATCTCGCCGCGTATGTGTCCCAGGGCGTTTCCACCCGCGTCTACGCGGCGCAGGCGGTCATCAGACTCAATACGTCGGCGGAGCAGGCCGCCCAGGTCGTCGGCCCGTCGGACGGAGTTCTCGAGGCCGTCGACGAGACCTCGTGCCTGCTGCGCACCGGGGCCGCGAGCCTGGACGTGCTGGTGATCCATGTGATGCTCATGGGCGTGGACTTCGAGGTGATCGAGCCGCAGGAACTGACCGAGCACATCAGGACGGCCCGGGACCGGCTGTCCCGGGCCCTGGAGTGA
- a CDS encoding glycosyltransferase family 4 protein, producing MHISFLLHNAYGIGGTIRTTFNLAQTLAERHDVEIVSVFRHRDEPTMGAPAGVTMKHLVDLRKKSPGYDGDNPEYKRPARVFPRGDGRHKQYSRLTDARIAAHLGAIEADVVVGTRPGLNVHIARQTRRGPVRIGQEHLTLDSHGYRLRREIAHRYPLLDAVTTVTEADARSYRSRLKLPGVRIESVPNSVPAPSVAPADGFAKWIVAAGRLTRVKRYDLLIKAFSKVVAARPDWRLRIYGSGDATGNEKNALRALIQERGLHNHVFLMGSANPLEPEWVKGSIAAVTSSLESFGMTIVEAMRCGLPVVSTDCPHGPGEIIENGVDGRLVPVGDVDAIADALLGLIGDDELRRRMGQTALSAAARFDPARIAERHEALFAELVARGEGGRSRSALRDAVHRGRGALYDGAYSLRYLAADVLRKGKKSS from the coding sequence ATGCACATCTCTTTCCTGCTCCACAACGCGTACGGCATCGGCGGGACGATCCGGACGACGTTCAACCTCGCGCAGACCCTGGCCGAACGGCACGACGTCGAGATCGTCTCCGTCTTCCGCCACCGTGACGAACCGACCATGGGCGCGCCCGCCGGCGTCACCATGAAGCATCTGGTCGATCTGCGGAAGAAGAGCCCCGGCTACGACGGCGACAACCCGGAGTACAAGCGCCCCGCCAGGGTCTTCCCACGCGGCGACGGCCGCCACAAGCAGTACAGCCGCCTCACCGATGCCCGGATCGCCGCCCATCTGGGGGCCATCGAGGCCGATGTCGTCGTCGGCACCCGGCCCGGGCTCAACGTCCATATCGCCCGCCAGACCAGGCGCGGCCCGGTCCGCATCGGCCAGGAACATCTCACGCTCGACAGCCACGGCTACCGGCTGCGCCGCGAGATCGCACACCGCTATCCCCTCCTCGACGCGGTCACCACCGTCACCGAGGCGGACGCCCGGTCCTACCGCTCGCGGCTGAAGCTGCCCGGCGTACGGATCGAGTCGGTGCCCAACAGCGTGCCCGCGCCCTCCGTCGCCCCGGCCGACGGCTTTGCCAAGTGGATCGTCGCAGCCGGCCGGCTCACCCGGGTCAAGCGGTACGACCTGCTCATCAAGGCCTTCTCCAAGGTGGTCGCCGCACGCCCCGACTGGCGGCTGCGGATCTACGGCAGCGGGGATGCCACCGGCAACGAGAAGAACGCCCTGCGCGCCCTGATCCAGGAACGCGGGCTCCACAACCATGTCTTCCTGATGGGATCCGCCAACCCGCTCGAGCCGGAGTGGGTCAAGGGCTCGATCGCCGCGGTCACCTCCAGCCTGGAGTCGTTCGGCATGACCATCGTCGAGGCGATGCGCTGCGGCCTTCCCGTCGTCTCGACGGACTGCCCGCACGGGCCCGGCGAGATCATCGAAAACGGTGTCGACGGCCGGCTGGTACCGGTCGGCGATGTGGACGCGATCGCCGATGCGCTGCTCGGGCTGATCGGCGACGACGAGCTGCGGCGGCGCATGGGACAGACAGCGCTTTCCGCCGCCGCCCGCTTCGATCCGGCTCGGATCGCGGAGCGCCACGAGGCCCTGTTCGCCGAGCTGGTCGCGCGCGGCGAGGGCGGCCGCTCGCGCAGCGCGCTGCGCGATGCCGTGCACCGTGGCCGAGGTGCGCTCTATGACGGGGCCTACTCCCTGCGCTATCTTGCCGCGGACGTGCTCCGCAAAGGGAAGAAGAGCTCATGA